A single region of the Terriglobales bacterium genome encodes:
- a CDS encoding ABC transporter permease, with amino-acid sequence MSRERMFLRMMMRSAVRDRSRSVLAMFAVVVAAAVTTALLNLYADLDNKLHKEFRGYGANIVATSGGPLPAGTLAQVEKLTPPGTTAAPFLYAVAKRSDGSPIVVAATDFNRARTLNGWWGVTSWPQKPGEALVGARAQRLLAGQNQAFELDYDGKKLRVTSAGVLTTGSDEESRVYLSLADFEAWTGMRPNVLELAVPGSAQDVEAATATLRTALPGARVEPVRQLVEAEANVLGKTRGALLGASLVVIVLATMCLLATLTASVLNRRKDFAVMRALGATSRTLHALFLAETAAFALIGCVIGLVLGMGLAMWIGHANFHAAVTPRWSVLPVVFAGTLVISAIAAVFPMLMLAKAQPATLLRGE; translated from the coding sequence GTGAGCCGCGAGCGCATGTTCTTGCGCATGATGATGCGCTCCGCGGTCCGCGACCGCTCGCGCAGCGTGCTGGCGATGTTTGCCGTCGTGGTGGCCGCCGCGGTCACCACCGCGCTCCTCAACCTCTACGCCGACCTCGACAACAAGCTGCACAAGGAGTTCCGCGGCTACGGCGCCAATATCGTTGCGACCAGCGGCGGACCTCTTCCCGCCGGCACCCTGGCCCAGGTCGAGAAGCTCACGCCGCCCGGCACGACCGCCGCGCCCTTCCTTTATGCCGTCGCCAAGCGCTCGGATGGCAGTCCCATCGTGGTCGCCGCCACCGACTTCAATCGCGCCCGCACGCTCAACGGCTGGTGGGGCGTCACGTCCTGGCCGCAGAAACCTGGCGAAGCGCTCGTCGGCGCCCGTGCCCAGCGCCTGCTCGCCGGCCAGAATCAGGCCTTTGAATTGGACTATGACGGCAAGAAGCTGCGCGTCACTTCTGCCGGTGTCTTGACCACCGGCAGCGACGAAGAGAGCCGGGTCTACCTGTCGCTCGCCGACTTCGAAGCCTGGACCGGCATGCGTCCCAACGTGCTCGAGCTTGCCGTTCCCGGCAGCGCGCAAGACGTCGAGGCGGCGACCGCCACGCTCCGCACGGCGCTCCCCGGCGCCCGGGTGGAGCCTGTTCGGCAGCTCGTCGAGGCTGAAGCCAACGTGCTCGGCAAGACCCGGGGCGCTCTGCTCGGCGCCTCGCTCGTCGTGATCGTGCTTGCCACCATGTGCCTGCTGGCAACGCTGACCGCTTCGGTCCTGAATCGCCGAAAAGATTTCGCGGTGATGCGCGCCTTGGGCGCGACCTCGCGCACGTTGCACGCCCTCTTCCTTGCCGAGACCGCTGCGTTCGCGCTCATTGGCTGCGTCATCGGCCTGGTCCTCGGCATGGGCCTGGCCATGTGGATCGGCCATGCCAACTTCCACGCCGCCGTCACGCCCCGCTGGAGCGTCCTGCCGGTCGTGTTTGCCGGTACACTAGTGATATCCGCGATTGCAGCGGTCTTCCCCATGTTGATGCTCGCAAAGGCGCAGCCCGCCACGTTGCTGCGCGGTGAATAA
- a CDS encoding cupredoxin domain-containing protein: MKRAAAVLLPLVVLLAACSKEPDVKIDVVMKKYTITPAEIRVKKGQRVQLTVSTADVQHGFAVPDLGIKEPVQKGKPAVIVFEARRAGTYPVTCSIICGAGHEDMQAKIIVE, from the coding sequence ATGAAGCGCGCCGCCGCCGTACTGCTCCCCCTAGTCGTGCTCCTGGCCGCCTGTAGCAAGGAACCCGACGTGAAGATCGACGTCGTCATGAAGAAGTACACCATCACGCCGGCGGAGATCCGCGTGAAGAAGGGGCAGCGGGTGCAACTGACGGTCTCGACCGCCGACGTGCAGCACGGCTTTGCCGTGCCGGACCTGGGGATCAAGGAACCGGTCCAGAAAGGAAAGCCCGCCGTCATCGTCTTCGAGGCCCGCCGGGCGGGGACCTACCCGGTAACGTGCAGCATCATCTGCGGCGCCGGCCACGAAGACATGCAGGCAAAGATCATTGTGGAATAG
- a CDS encoding energy transducer TonB, whose product MANSVLTPRPQNVDIPLPSLLVDSVVEQGTWESLKNNLRDVFFPEKLPPLKLTSKPVKVREIWGTSSNKKSAVTSSILLHIGVVVAVVALTMVTKTVVQQVQKQQVTLVAPDISEYQMPISAKKNDTLSGGGGGGDRDKLEASKGKLPKPSMQQLAPPAAVIRNPNPALPVEPTVVMPDNVKLPNVQMPNYGDPLAKLGGPPSNGTGSGGGIGSGSGGGVGSGEGGGVGPGKGGGMGGGIFRVGGGVSAPRALYAPDPEYSEEARKAKYQGVVVLWLIVGPDGRPRDIKLSRPLGMGLDQKAIEAVRQWKFEPAMKDGKPVAVQINVEVNFRLY is encoded by the coding sequence ATGGCGAACTCGGTCCTAACGCCCCGGCCTCAGAACGTCGACATCCCCCTGCCCAGCCTGCTGGTCGACAGCGTCGTCGAGCAAGGCACCTGGGAATCGCTGAAGAACAATCTGCGCGACGTCTTCTTCCCCGAAAAGCTTCCGCCGTTGAAGCTGACCTCCAAGCCCGTGAAGGTGCGGGAGATCTGGGGAACCTCGAGCAACAAAAAGAGCGCGGTCACCAGCTCCATCTTGCTGCACATCGGAGTGGTCGTAGCGGTGGTAGCGCTGACCATGGTCACCAAGACCGTGGTGCAGCAGGTGCAGAAGCAGCAGGTCACGCTGGTCGCTCCCGATATCTCGGAATACCAGATGCCGATCTCGGCCAAGAAGAACGATACGCTCTCGGGCGGCGGCGGCGGCGGCGATCGCGACAAGCTCGAGGCGTCGAAGGGCAAGCTGCCGAAGCCCTCGATGCAGCAGCTCGCGCCTCCGGCGGCGGTGATCCGCAATCCGAACCCGGCGCTCCCGGTCGAACCGACCGTGGTGATGCCGGACAACGTAAAGCTGCCCAACGTGCAGATGCCGAACTACGGAGATCCGCTGGCGAAGCTCGGCGGACCGCCGTCGAACGGCACGGGCTCGGGCGGCGGCATCGGCTCGGGTTCCGGCGGCGGCGTGGGCTCGGGTGAAGGCGGCGGCGTCGGCCCGGGCAAGGGCGGCGGCATGGGCGGCGGCATCTTCAGGGTCGGCGGCGGCGTGAGCGCCCCGCGCGCCCTGTACGCGCCCGATCCGGAGTACTCGGAAGAAGCTCGCAAGGCGAAGTACCAGGGCGTGGTCGTGCTGTGGCTGATCGTGGGCCCGGACGGCCGCCCACGGGATATCAAGCTCTCGCGCCCGCTCGGCATGGGCCTGGATCAGAAGGCCATCGAGGCGGTGCGGCAGTGGAAGTTCGAACCCGCGATGAAGGACGGCAAGCCGGTCGCAGTGCAGATCAACGTGGAAGTGAACTTCAGGCTTTACTAG
- the lspA gene encoding signal peptidase II, with translation MRRFYFAAALVVLVLDRITKWLVEERIGLHDSIPVIPGFFRLTHVQNRGAAFGLFAESPSEWKIALLVLFSLVALTIVSALLWRNSHALSMTGMALALILGGAVGNLWDRVLFGHVVDFLDFYINGHHWPAFNVADSAIVVGACMLVAEILFKQAPGERVAQL, from the coding sequence ATGCGACGCTTCTACTTTGCCGCTGCGCTCGTCGTCCTGGTCCTCGATCGCATCACCAAGTGGCTAGTGGAAGAACGCATCGGGCTGCACGACAGCATCCCGGTCATTCCAGGTTTCTTTCGCCTGACGCACGTGCAGAACCGCGGCGCCGCTTTCGGCCTTTTTGCCGAATCGCCTTCGGAGTGGAAGATCGCCCTGCTGGTATTGTTCTCGCTCGTGGCCCTGACGATCGTCTCCGCCCTGCTCTGGCGCAATAGCCACGCGCTCAGCATGACCGGAATGGCGCTCGCCCTCATCCTCGGCGGCGCAGTCGGCAATCTCTGGGATCGCGTCCTCTTCGGCCACGTCGTGGATTTCCTCGACTTCTACATCAACGGACACCACTGGCCTGCCTTCAACGTTGCCGACAGCGCGATCGTCGTCGGCGCGTGCATGCTGGTGGCCGAGATCCTCTTCAAGCAGGCGCCCGGCGAGCGCGTGGCTCAGCTATAA
- a CDS encoding ATP-binding cassette domain-containing protein, producing MSIVLQDVSKIYPAKPGQDAGEVRALDRVTLEVAAGEWLAVMGPSGSGKSTLSNLVGCLDRPTSGNILIDGEDVSTLSADAMPRFRAEKIGFIFQQFHLIPHLTALENVMLAQYFHSMTDEGDALEALAHVGLRDRANHLPAHLSGGEQQRVCIARALINDPKIILADEPTGNLDAANEEIVLRLLRDFHQQGRTIVMVTHDPVVARLADRRVELHHGRITTSETFAMADDQQIDEVLEEMWILHENGEPAEVGRMDVEGALPVSIAIEKMSALGLVTAEAHPPQPHDHKDVLSRCHEKLWSHGAPIGDGELIVEFTEKGRQRAADVIRRHRLAERLFTEALRVENEEEIEQQACKFEHILSPEATDKICAFLGHPRTCPHGSPIPAGACCAVQSARAGDD from the coding sequence ATGTCGATCGTGCTCCAGGACGTCAGCAAGATCTACCCCGCCAAGCCGGGGCAGGACGCCGGCGAGGTGCGCGCGCTCGACCGGGTGACGCTCGAAGTCGCCGCGGGCGAGTGGCTGGCCGTCATGGGGCCCTCCGGCTCCGGCAAGTCAACGCTCTCGAACCTGGTCGGCTGTCTCGACCGCCCCACTTCGGGCAACATCCTGATCGACGGCGAGGACGTCAGCACGCTCTCGGCCGACGCGATGCCGCGCTTCCGCGCCGAAAAGATCGGCTTCATCTTCCAGCAGTTCCACCTCATCCCGCACCTGACCGCGCTCGAGAACGTGATGCTGGCGCAGTACTTCCACTCCATGACCGATGAGGGCGACGCCCTCGAAGCCCTGGCGCACGTCGGCCTGCGCGACCGCGCCAACCACCTGCCCGCTCATCTCTCGGGTGGCGAGCAGCAGCGGGTCTGCATCGCGCGCGCTCTCATTAACGACCCCAAGATCATCCTGGCCGACGAGCCGACCGGCAACCTCGACGCCGCCAACGAAGAGATCGTCCTCCGCCTGCTGCGCGACTTCCATCAGCAGGGTCGCACCATCGTGATGGTGACGCACGACCCCGTCGTCGCCCGCCTCGCTGACCGCCGCGTCGAGCTGCATCACGGCCGCATCACCACCAGCGAGACCTTCGCCATGGCAGACGACCAGCAGATCGACGAAGTCCTCGAGGAGATGTGGATTCTGCACGAGAATGGCGAGCCGGCCGAAGTCGGCCGCATGGATGTGGAGGGCGCCCTGCCCGTCTCCATCGCCATCGAGAAGATGTCGGCACTCGGGCTCGTCACCGCCGAGGCCCATCCGCCGCAGCCGCACGACCATAAGGACGTCCTCAGCCGCTGCCACGAGAAGCTCTGGTCGCACGGAGCGCCCATCGGCGATGGCGAGCTGATCGTCGAGTTCACCGAGAAGGGCCGGCAGCGCGCTGCCGACGTCATCCGCCGCCACCGCCTGGCCGAGCGCCTGTTCACCGAGGCGCTCCGCGTCGAGAACGAGGAGGAGATCGAGCAGCAGGCCTGCAAGTTCGAGCACATCCTCTCGCCCGAGGCGACCGACAAGATCTGCGCCTTCCTCGGACACCCGCGGACCTGCCCGCACGGCAGCCCCATCCCCGCGGGCGCGTGCTGCGCGGTGCAGTCCGCCCGCGCCGGCGACGACTAA
- a CDS encoding transglycosylase SLT domain-containing protein, translating to MRIRLVSVFVLLLVSVAALSQTPSHTKKKSRKTAVSPGKKKSAQKPAARREQRATRLQQTFVASSDLKPMAAQLLDSHSPAAYAGVESYARKHDGEDAGALAWLVLGYAYLTDNQPQSAVPALVRAQRPAGDLSDYADFLLAQAQQATGDQEAAARTLRSFAQKYPNSLLLTDAAIVQANALLALGNGSHAAAVLESRRSPAQADLEIALGKAYLKAGNTAKAAEAFRVVYFTMPMSEQAAEASAQLELMAGGLPGAAYEQKRRRAELLYQGRRYAASAGEFRALVDRAPSSDLRALQVAYGTALYKAGRYKDARLVLEQIGDANDEINAQRLFYLSEMSKEDSRRWLALLNQLRDTQPASPWLSELLLAAGNRALLKKDYKTALSFYNETWLRNPAGKYASYTHWKAAWLSFRLNKRAEAKKLFEEQITQYSDGTEVASALYWRARMAEEDGEPGRAKAYYQRLAERYRLFYYGALGTERLRTLAYDGPPVRDAVLTRVQAVKVPTFLRTPPADNVRVQKAMVLENGALYDFAIRELQAAGNDPVTTYWAQGRIARIYQAQGRNYRALQVMKRAVPQYYSYDLAQMPRAYWEVLFPRLYWNDLEKYSTENNLDPYLVAALIRQESEFNPSAVSRANAVGLMQLLPSVGKKVAKHLKLRGFSTSQLTVPEVNLQLGSNFFRQMLDEHDGQVEYALAAYNAGGDRVEDWRGETYRDIAEFVESIPFTETREYVQAIHRNAVIYRRLYAVTPTETARTSAP from the coding sequence GTGCGCATTCGTCTGGTCTCCGTCTTCGTGCTCCTGCTGGTGAGCGTGGCCGCGCTCAGCCAGACCCCTTCGCACACCAAGAAGAAGTCGCGCAAGACGGCTGTCTCCCCCGGTAAAAAGAAGAGCGCGCAGAAGCCGGCGGCGCGCCGCGAACAGCGCGCCACGCGGCTGCAACAGACTTTCGTCGCCTCGAGCGACCTGAAGCCGATGGCGGCGCAGCTGCTCGACTCACATTCCCCGGCGGCGTACGCGGGGGTGGAGAGCTACGCGCGCAAGCACGATGGGGAAGACGCCGGCGCGCTGGCCTGGCTGGTGCTGGGCTATGCGTACCTCACCGACAACCAGCCGCAGAGCGCGGTCCCGGCGCTGGTGCGCGCGCAGAGGCCAGCGGGCGACCTGAGCGACTATGCCGACTTTCTGTTAGCGCAGGCGCAGCAGGCGACCGGCGACCAGGAAGCCGCCGCGCGAACGCTGCGCTCCTTCGCGCAGAAATACCCGAACTCGCTGTTGCTCACCGACGCCGCCATCGTGCAAGCGAACGCGCTGCTCGCGCTGGGGAATGGGTCGCACGCGGCCGCGGTCCTGGAGTCGCGCCGGAGTCCAGCGCAGGCGGACCTGGAGATCGCGCTGGGCAAAGCCTACCTGAAGGCGGGGAATACCGCCAAAGCGGCGGAAGCGTTCCGCGTGGTGTACTTCACAATGCCGATGAGCGAGCAAGCGGCGGAGGCGTCGGCACAGCTCGAACTGATGGCTGGGGGCCTGCCGGGCGCCGCGTACGAGCAGAAGCGACGCCGCGCAGAACTGCTCTACCAGGGGCGGCGCTATGCGGCGTCGGCCGGGGAATTCCGCGCTCTGGTCGATCGAGCGCCCTCGAGCGACCTGCGGGCGCTGCAGGTGGCCTACGGCACCGCCCTTTACAAGGCCGGCAGGTACAAGGACGCGCGGCTGGTGCTCGAGCAGATCGGCGATGCGAACGACGAGATCAACGCGCAGCGGCTGTTCTATCTCTCGGAGATGTCGAAAGAGGACAGCAGGCGGTGGCTGGCGTTGCTGAACCAACTGCGCGACACACAGCCCGCGAGCCCGTGGTTGAGCGAGCTGCTGCTGGCCGCGGGCAATCGCGCATTGCTGAAGAAGGACTACAAGACCGCGCTCTCGTTCTATAACGAGACGTGGCTGCGCAATCCCGCGGGCAAGTACGCGTCGTACACGCACTGGAAGGCGGCGTGGCTGAGCTTCCGGCTGAACAAACGGGCGGAGGCCAAGAAGCTGTTTGAAGAGCAGATCACGCAGTACTCGGATGGGACGGAGGTAGCGTCGGCCCTGTACTGGCGCGCGCGGATGGCCGAGGAAGATGGTGAGCCAGGGCGCGCGAAGGCGTACTACCAGAGGCTCGCGGAGCGTTATCGGCTTTTCTACTACGGCGCTCTCGGCACCGAGCGACTGCGGACGCTGGCCTACGACGGCCCGCCCGTCCGGGATGCGGTTCTGACGCGGGTCCAAGCGGTCAAGGTGCCGACGTTCCTGCGCACGCCGCCGGCGGACAACGTGCGCGTGCAGAAGGCGATGGTGCTGGAGAACGGCGCGCTCTACGACTTCGCCATCCGGGAGCTGCAGGCGGCGGGCAACGACCCGGTCACGACTTACTGGGCGCAAGGGCGGATCGCCCGCATCTACCAAGCGCAAGGGCGCAACTACCGGGCGCTGCAGGTGATGAAGCGCGCCGTGCCGCAGTACTACTCGTACGACCTCGCGCAGATGCCGCGGGCGTACTGGGAGGTCCTGTTCCCGCGACTTTACTGGAACGACCTGGAGAAGTACTCGACCGAGAACAATCTGGACCCGTATCTGGTGGCCGCATTGATCCGGCAGGAATCGGAGTTCAACCCCTCGGCCGTATCGCGGGCGAATGCGGTGGGCCTGATGCAGCTGCTGCCGAGCGTCGGCAAGAAAGTGGCAAAACACCTGAAACTGCGGGGCTTCAGCACCTCGCAGCTCACTGTGCCGGAGGTCAATCTGCAGCTCGGCTCCAATTTCTTCCGCCAGATGCTCGACGAGCACGATGGCCAGGTGGAATACGCGCTGGCGGCGTACAACGCAGGTGGCGACCGGGTGGAAGACTGGCGCGGAGAGACCTACCGCGACATCGCGGAGTTCGTGGAGTCCATTCCGTTCACCGAGACGCGGGAATACGTGCAGGCCATCCACCGCAATGCGGTCATCTACCGCCGGCTGTACGCGGTCACGCCGACCGAGACGGCGCGCACGAGCGCGCCGTAG
- the ileS gene encoding isoleucine--tRNA ligase has product MGTPRDLKSTINLPKTDFPMKANLPQNEPAMLARWGEMRLYERLREAGKGRPLYVLHDGPPYANGPIHLGHALNKCLKDFVVKCRTMAGFDSPYVPGWDCHGLPIEIKVDESLGRKKLEMAPLEVRKACRAYAEKYLELQREQFKRIGVFGRWDSPYSTMSPEYESVIVESLYDFMNRGLVYKGLKPVYWCIYDKTALAEAEVEYEDHTSPSVWVKYRMQSDPRTLDAKVADKRIWEGKAVHTIIWTTTPWTLPASMAVAFHPDEVYVALESGSEIFIVAEKLAKLTAEKCGLAGANEVARFPGRALENLYFYHPFLPWEQRKILAVLADYVVMDQGTGVVHTAPSHGADDFYTGAKYKLDQTCNVDEAGRLRNGLPEYDGQQVFKANPHIVELLKARGVLLASEKIQHSYPHCWRCHNPVIFRATEQWFIAMDRPFGPPVPDVASSSQEEARTLRARALLSIQDVIWDPPWGGARLSNMIASRPDWCISRQRVWGTPIAVFFCEGCGKLLESRPAQQAVVDLFAREGADAWYNHDADTILPKGTACPCGGTKFRKEMDIIDVWFESGASHAAVLKREPGLRWPADFYTEGADQYRGWFQSSLMVAVGTEFKPPFKHVATSGWTLDPQGRPMSKSLGNVVDPVDIAKRMGAEIVRMWVASIDFREDAHVSEELMQRVAENYRKIRNTFRWILGNLDGFDPARDAVPLAEMEALDQYMLLRTADLAADVLRSYDEVAFHKVYHGVKDFCVVDLSAIYFDVLKDRLYTFAPRSQSRRSAQTAVWRIAEALVRMVAPIMSFTADEIWQYLPKVAGRESSVHLSGFIPAAELVGGALDPKRATELRADWEILFAVRDEVLRALEAARAAKTIGGSLEAEVHLAVDENTFDVLRRNEAWLRPIFITSGVTFEKDSRGNGATSLQVQVKKAAGQKCERCWNYSVRVGESPEYPTVCERCTRTLDEITAGAGA; this is encoded by the coding sequence ATGGGAACGCCCCGCGACCTGAAGTCGACGATCAACCTGCCGAAGACCGACTTCCCCATGAAGGCCAACCTGCCGCAGAACGAGCCGGCAATGCTGGCGCGCTGGGGGGAAATGCGCCTTTACGAGCGCCTCCGCGAGGCCGGCAAGGGCAGGCCCCTTTACGTCCTGCACGATGGCCCGCCCTACGCCAACGGCCCCATCCACCTCGGCCACGCGCTCAACAAGTGCTTGAAGGACTTTGTCGTGAAGTGCCGTACCATGGCCGGCTTCGACTCGCCCTACGTTCCTGGCTGGGACTGCCACGGCCTGCCCATCGAGATCAAGGTCGACGAATCGCTCGGCCGCAAGAAGCTCGAAATGGCCCCCCTCGAGGTGCGTAAAGCCTGCCGCGCGTATGCCGAAAAGTACCTGGAGCTTCAGCGTGAGCAGTTCAAGCGCATCGGCGTTTTCGGCCGCTGGGATTCGCCCTATTCCACGATGTCGCCGGAGTACGAGTCCGTCATCGTCGAGTCGCTCTACGACTTCATGAATCGCGGCTTGGTCTACAAAGGCCTGAAGCCGGTCTATTGGTGCATCTACGACAAGACCGCGCTGGCCGAGGCCGAGGTCGAATACGAGGATCACACGAGCCCAAGCGTGTGGGTGAAGTACCGCATGCAATCCGACCCTCGCACGCTCGACGCGAAGGTCGCCGACAAGCGCATCTGGGAGGGCAAGGCCGTCCACACCATCATCTGGACGACCACGCCCTGGACCCTGCCGGCTTCAATGGCCGTGGCGTTCCACCCGGATGAGGTATACGTCGCGCTCGAATCGGGCAGCGAGATCTTCATCGTCGCCGAAAAGCTCGCGAAGTTGACGGCCGAGAAGTGTGGCCTGGCCGGCGCAAACGAAGTCGCCCGCTTCCCCGGTCGTGCGCTGGAGAACCTGTACTTCTACCATCCGTTCCTGCCGTGGGAGCAGCGCAAGATCCTGGCGGTCTTGGCAGACTACGTCGTGATGGACCAGGGCACGGGAGTCGTCCACACCGCACCTTCCCACGGCGCCGACGATTTCTATACCGGCGCGAAGTACAAGCTCGACCAGACCTGCAATGTCGACGAAGCCGGCCGCCTTCGCAATGGCCTGCCCGAGTACGACGGCCAGCAGGTCTTCAAAGCAAATCCTCACATCGTGGAATTGCTGAAGGCTCGCGGCGTGTTGCTGGCCTCGGAGAAGATCCAGCACTCTTACCCGCACTGCTGGCGCTGCCACAATCCCGTCATCTTCCGCGCCACCGAGCAGTGGTTCATCGCGATGGACCGCCCCTTCGGTCCACCAGTGCCTGATGTTGCCTCGTCGTCTCAGGAAGAGGCCAGAACACTGCGCGCCAGGGCGCTCCTCAGTATTCAGGATGTCATCTGGGACCCGCCATGGGGCGGGGCCCGGCTTTCAAACATGATCGCGTCGCGACCCGATTGGTGTATCTCGCGCCAGCGTGTGTGGGGCACGCCCATCGCAGTGTTCTTCTGCGAGGGCTGCGGAAAGCTTCTCGAGTCCCGGCCCGCACAGCAGGCCGTTGTGGACCTGTTCGCCCGCGAGGGTGCCGACGCCTGGTACAACCACGACGCCGATACCATTCTCCCCAAAGGAACGGCGTGTCCCTGTGGCGGCACAAAGTTTCGCAAAGAGATGGATATCATCGACGTCTGGTTCGAGTCCGGCGCGAGCCACGCGGCCGTCCTGAAACGCGAGCCCGGCCTGCGTTGGCCCGCTGATTTCTATACGGAGGGCGCAGACCAATATCGAGGCTGGTTTCAGTCTTCGTTGATGGTCGCGGTCGGCACCGAGTTCAAGCCCCCGTTCAAGCACGTGGCGACCTCTGGCTGGACGCTCGATCCCCAGGGACGTCCGATGTCCAAGTCGCTCGGTAACGTCGTCGACCCGGTGGATATCGCTAAGCGCATGGGTGCAGAGATTGTCCGTATGTGGGTTGCGTCGATCGACTTCCGGGAAGACGCCCACGTCTCGGAAGAACTCATGCAGCGCGTCGCCGAGAACTACCGCAAGATCCGCAACACCTTCCGCTGGATACTTGGGAACCTCGACGGGTTCGACCCCGCTCGCGACGCGGTGCCGCTCGCCGAGATGGAAGCGCTCGACCAGTACATGCTGCTGCGCACCGCCGACTTGGCGGCCGACGTGCTCCGCTCGTACGACGAGGTTGCCTTCCACAAGGTCTATCACGGCGTGAAGGACTTCTGCGTCGTCGACCTTAGCGCCATCTACTTCGACGTTCTCAAGGACCGCCTCTACACCTTCGCGCCGCGTTCCCAGTCACGACGCTCCGCCCAGACCGCCGTGTGGCGGATCGCGGAGGCGCTAGTGCGCATGGTCGCTCCCATCATGAGCTTCACCGCCGACGAGATCTGGCAGTACCTGCCGAAGGTCGCTGGGCGAGAGTCAAGCGTCCACCTTTCGGGTTTTATCCCGGCAGCGGAGCTCGTCGGCGGGGCGCTCGACCCGAAGCGCGCCACTGAGCTACGCGCGGACTGGGAGATCCTCTTCGCCGTTCGCGACGAGGTCCTGCGGGCGTTGGAAGCAGCGCGCGCCGCGAAGACCATCGGCGGCAGCCTGGAGGCGGAGGTGCACCTGGCAGTGGACGAGAACACGTTTGATGTCCTGCGCCGCAACGAGGCCTGGCTGCGCCCCATCTTCATCACCTCCGGCGTGACCTTCGAGAAGGACTCCCGCGGCAATGGCGCCACCTCGCTCCAGGTGCAGGTGAAGAAGGCGGCCGGCCAGAAGTGCGAGCGCTGCTGGAACTACTCGGTGCGCGTGGGCGAGAGTCCAGAGTACCCGACCGTTTGTGAGCGCTGCACCAGGACGCTCGACGAGATCACCGCGGGAGCCGGCGCCTGA
- a CDS encoding hydrogenase maturation nickel metallochaperone HypA — MTERELANHVLEAVDRAAYQNAVHRVSRVRIAVGGRRHFDFELLDHTFADAARGTVADGAKLLVKLLPVTRTCHGCNRSFEGSARDLGCPHCGHAYTEAVSGEEVKLLDIEVDEN, encoded by the coding sequence ATGACCGAACGCGAACTCGCCAACCATGTCCTCGAAGCGGTGGACCGCGCCGCTTATCAGAACGCCGTCCACCGCGTGAGCCGCGTGCGCATCGCCGTCGGCGGCCGCCGCCACTTCGATTTCGAGTTGCTCGACCACACCTTTGCCGATGCCGCCCGCGGCACCGTCGCCGATGGAGCCAAGCTGCTCGTCAAGCTCCTGCCGGTGACGCGAACGTGCCACGGATGCAACCGCAGCTTCGAGGGCTCGGCCCGCGACCTCGGCTGCCCGCATTGCGGACACGCCTACACCGAAGCGGTCAGCGGCGAAGAGGTCAAGCTGCTGGATATCGAAGTGGACGAGAACTGA
- a CDS encoding sigma-70 family RNA polymerase sigma factor, translating to MALIQSNQVGANADEMALVRAAKLGDVAAFEELVRRYDRNVFRIANHITHNTEDAEDVVQEAFLKAYQNLDRFQEQSKFYTWLVRIAVNEALMKLRRRRSDKTVSMDQDIETEEDTIPREIADWAPNPEQQFKQEELREILSKTIQGLPPSFRTVFVLRDVEGLSTEETAEALDLSVPAVKSRLLRARLQLRERLTKYFKTPKNKDGNQR from the coding sequence ATGGCGCTCATCCAATCCAATCAGGTAGGCGCGAACGCCGATGAAATGGCGCTCGTCCGTGCTGCGAAGCTGGGCGACGTCGCGGCCTTCGAGGAGCTCGTGCGGCGTTATGACCGCAACGTCTTCCGCATTGCCAACCACATCACGCACAACACCGAAGACGCGGAAGATGTGGTGCAGGAAGCCTTCCTGAAGGCGTACCAGAACCTCGACCGCTTCCAGGAGCAGTCGAAGTTCTATACCTGGCTGGTACGCATTGCGGTGAATGAGGCGCTCATGAAGCTGCGCCGCCGCCGCTCGGATAAGACCGTATCGATGGACCAGGATATCGAGACGGAAGAGGACACCATCCCGCGCGAGATCGCGGACTGGGCCCCCAACCCCGAGCAGCAGTTCAAGCAGGAGGAGCTGCGGGAGATCCTGAGCAAGACCATCCAGGGCCTCCCTCCGAGCTTCCGGACCGTGTTCGTGCTGCGCGACGTGGAAGGTTTATCGACCGAGGAAACGGCTGAGGCGCTGGACCTGAGCGTTCCCGCGGTAAAATCTCGGCTGCTGCGGGCCCGTCTGCAGCTCCGGGAGAGACTGACGAAGTACTTCAAGACTCCGAAGAACAAGGATGGCAACCAACGGTGA